Proteins found in one Drosophila busckii strain San Diego stock center, stock number 13000-0081.31 chromosome 2R, ASM1175060v1, whole genome shotgun sequence genomic segment:
- the LOC108595852 gene encoding uncharacterized protein LOC108595852 codes for MKHLFINLYGSYIILVICCIDADALVHFKALKKGSNGCLDDDGKEMKVYGETQDKNTCGVIVCQNTEGHALIHYCQIPAAFEACNTNGVLTTVDFPECCWKCVKWHNCDAEKKE; via the exons ATgaagcatttgtttataaacctTTATGGCAGTTACATTATATTAGTTATTTGCTGCATAGACGCGGATGCTTTGGTGCATTTTAAGGCTTTAAAAAAGGGCA GTAACGGTTGCTTAGATGATGATGGCAAGGAAATGAAAGTGTATGGTGAGACGCAGGACAAGAATACGTGCGGCGTGATTGTTTGTCAAAACACGGAAGGACATGCTCTAATACACTA CTGCCAGATACCAGCGGCGTTTGAAGCCTGCAATACGAATGGTGTGCTGACCACTGTGGATTTTCCCGAATGCTGCTGGAAGTGCGTGAAGTGGCATAATTGTGATGCCGAGAAGAaggaataa